A DNA window from Streptomyces sp. 71268 contains the following coding sequences:
- a CDS encoding helix-turn-helix transcriptional regulator: MNLKELNPDSSPQAAFGAKLRSVREKRGWTQEELGERIGYSGKHVSAIETGRKSPTRRFSRSTDQALGTGDEFEREWREIRHGSLLEGFPEFVNYEGRAAEIRLYEVGVVPGLLQTPEYAVALAEGAIKRGAITPDQASERVSVIAERQAALVRTTPPLLLMVLDESCIRHPVGGPKVMNAQFDRLIEFADQPNTVLQIAPFDMGVRRAFRLPITMLTMPDRSLMTYAESALRGHLERETSFVLPILTAYHQLQAEALTQASSVSMIRQLRKGSP; encoded by the coding sequence TTGAATCTCAAGGAACTCAACCCAGACAGTTCACCGCAGGCGGCCTTTGGGGCCAAGCTGCGCAGCGTGCGGGAGAAACGCGGCTGGACACAGGAGGAACTCGGCGAGCGGATCGGGTACTCCGGCAAGCACGTTTCGGCCATTGAAACTGGTCGGAAGTCTCCGACTCGCCGATTTTCGCGGAGCACGGATCAAGCCCTGGGCACCGGAGATGAGTTCGAACGCGAGTGGCGCGAGATCCGACACGGAAGCTTGCTGGAGGGCTTCCCGGAGTTCGTCAACTACGAGGGCCGGGCGGCCGAGATCCGGCTGTACGAGGTTGGCGTCGTGCCAGGTCTGTTGCAGACCCCGGAGTACGCGGTGGCGCTGGCCGAAGGCGCCATCAAACGAGGGGCGATCACACCCGACCAGGCAAGCGAGCGAGTCTCAGTAATCGCCGAACGGCAAGCGGCTCTTGTTCGGACGACTCCGCCGTTGCTGCTGATGGTGCTGGACGAGAGCTGCATCCGTCACCCCGTCGGCGGCCCAAAGGTGATGAACGCCCAGTTCGACCGGCTGATCGAATTTGCGGATCAGCCGAACACGGTCCTCCAGATCGCCCCTTTCGACATGGGGGTACGCCGAGCGTTTCGCCTGCCGATCACGATGCTGACCATGCCAGATCGCTCACTCATGACCTACGCGGAGTCTGCACTACGAGGGCATCTGGAACGAGAAACTTCGTTCGTGCTGCCGATACTGACGGCCTACCATCAGCTACAGGCCGAGGCACTCACCCAAGCATCGTCCGTGTCCATGATCCGTCAGTTACGAAAGGGCTCCCCGTGA
- a CDS encoding DUF397 domain-containing protein, with amino-acid sequence MTTQSPHWIKSSHSNNGGACVEVAANLAAAHGTVPVRDSKDPHGPILTFDTTAWTAFVAGVKAGDFTA; translated from the coding sequence ATGACGACCCAATCCCCCCACTGGATCAAGTCCTCACACAGCAACAACGGCGGCGCATGCGTCGAGGTCGCCGCCAACCTCGCCGCCGCGCACGGCACCGTCCCCGTCCGTGACAGCAAAGACCCACACGGTCCCATCCTCACCTTCGACACCACGGCCTGGACCGCCTTCGTGGCCGGCGTCAAAGCCGGCGACTTCACCGCGTAA
- a CDS encoding DUF397 domain-containing protein — MTTDNPRWIKSSYSDNGGQCVEVAANLATHGTIPVRDSKDPHGPTLAFNTTAWTAFVAGIKAGDFTA, encoded by the coding sequence GTGACGACCGACAACCCCCGCTGGATCAAGTCCTCGTACAGCGACAACGGTGGCCAGTGCGTTGAGGTCGCCGCCAACCTCGCAACCCACGGCACCATCCCCGTCCGCGACAGCAAGGACCCGCACGGTCCCACCCTGGCCTTCAACACCACGGCCTGGACCGCCTTCGTGGCCGGCATCAAGGCCGGCGACTTCACCGCGTAA